From one Excalfactoria chinensis isolate bCotChi1 chromosome 9, bCotChi1.hap2, whole genome shotgun sequence genomic stretch:
- the MFSD1 gene encoding lysosomal dipeptide transporter MFSD1 isoform X1, whose product MAEEERALLGPDGGDGGSAGPPRALPAVCDPSRLPHRLLVLALMCFLGFGSCFCYDNPAALQTQVQGDMKVNTAQFMALYAWYSWPNVVLCFFGGFLIDRVFGIRLGTVIFSIFVCVGQVVFALGALLDAFWLMEVGRFIFGIGGESLAVAQNTYAVSWFKGKELNLVFGLQLSMARIGSTVNMNIMGWIYSRVQDLLGRSGHTTLGLTLLIGGVTCLFSLLCALILAYLDKRAEKLLCKEQGKTGEVIKLTDVKNFSLSLWLIFVICVCYYAAVFPFIGLGKVFFIEKFQFSSQEASAINSVVYIISAPMSPVFGILVDKIGKNIIWVLCAVIATLASHIMLAFTFWNPWIAMCLLGVAYSLLACALWPMVAFVVPEHQLGTAYGFMQSIQNLGLAVIAIAAGMILDTRGYLFLEVFFSACVSLSLVAVVMLYFVNHLTGGDLNWSAKKREKLQKVAANEAEEQERLRRQNEDDLAKLQPKDDDFSLRNKYLSRLGAQLPDNYSSYLSTMAHRSVLK is encoded by the exons ATGGCGGAGGAGGAGCGGGCCTTGTTGGGCCCCGACGGCGGCGATGGTGGCTCCGCGGGTCCCCCCCGCGCCCTGCCCGCCGTGTGCGACCCGAGCCGCCTCCCGCACCGCCTGCTCGTCCTCGCGCTCATGTGCTTCCTCGGCTTCG gcagctgcttCTGCTACGACAACCCGGCCGCGCTCCAGACGCAGGTTCAGGGG GATATGAAGGTGAACACGGCACAGTTCATGGCACTCTACGCCTGGTATTCCTGGCCCAATGtggttctttgcttctttggGGGCTTTCTAATAGACAGAGTTTTTGGAATACG gtTGGGCACTGTAATATTCAGCATCTTTGTTTGCGTTGGGCAG GTGGTTTTTGCCTTGGGAGCACTACTTGATGCTTTTTGGCTGATGGAAGTGGGCAGATTTATATTTGG aataGGTGGTGAATCCTTAGCAGTGGCACAAAACACGTATGCGGTCAGCTGGTTTAAAGGCAAGGAGTTAAACCTCGTGTTTGGATTACAGCTGAGCATGGCTAGAATT GGGAGCACAGTGAACATGAATATCATGGGATGGATATACTCACGGGTTCAAGATCTTCTGGGGCGTAGCGGTCACACCACTCTTGGATTAACTCTTCTGATAG GTGGAGTAACATGTCTCTTttcactgctctgtgccctAATCCTTGCTTATCTGGACAAGAGAGCAGAGAAGCTCCTCTGTAAAGAGCAGGGAAAAACAG GTGAAGTGATCAAGCTGACAGATGTGAAGAACTTCTCTTTGTCATTGTGGCTTATATTTGTAATATGTGTCTGCTATTACGCAGCGGTCTTTCCTTTCATTGGACTTGGCAA GGTCTTCTTCATTGAAAAATTCCAATTCTCATCTCAAGAAGCAAGTGCAATTAACAG CGTTGTGTACATTATATCAGCACCCATGTCCCCTGTCTTTGGAATCCTGGTGGATAAAATTGGAAAGAATATCATCTGGGTTTTATGTGCTGTAATAGCGACGCTTGCTTCTCATATTATGCTGGCTTTCACTTTCTGGAACCCCTGGATTGCAATG TGCTTACTAGGAGTGGCTTACTCCTTGCTTGCCTGTGCTCTGTGGCCCATGGTGGCCTTTGTTGTTCCAGAACATCAGCTGGGAACTGCTTATGGCTT TATGCAGTCTATCCAGAATCTCGGTCTGGCAGTTATTGCTATAGCAGCTGGGATGATTCTGGACACAAGAGGATACCTGTTTCTTGAAGTCTTCTTCAGTGCTTGTGTTTCCT tgTCACTGGTAGCTGTAGTCATGCTGTATTTTGTGAATCACCTAACAG GTGGTGATCTTAACTGGtcagcaaagaaaagggaaaaactgcaaaaagtAGCTGCAAATGA agcaGAAGAACAAGAGAGACTCAGACGACAAAATGAAGATGACTTGGCTAAATTACAGCCAAAAGATGATGACTTTAGTTTAAGGAATAAATACCTCTCCAGACTAGGAGCTCAG CTACCAGATAATTACTCTTCCTATTTATCGACCATGGCACACAGAAGCGTGTTGAAATAG
- the MFSD1 gene encoding lysosomal dipeptide transporter MFSD1 isoform X2, producing MAEEERALLGPDGGDGGSAGPPRALPAVCDPSRLPHRLLVLALMCFLGFGSCFCYDNPAALQTQVQGDMKVNTAQFMALYAWYSWPNVVLCFFGGFLIDRVFGIRLGTVIFSIFVCVGQVVFALGALLDAFWLMEVGRFIFGIGGESLAVAQNTYAVSWFKGKELNLVFGLQLSMARIGSTVNMNIMGWIYSRVQDLLGRSGHTTLGLTLLIGGVTCLFSLLCALILAYLDKRAEKLLCKEQGKTGEVIKLTDVKNFSLSLWLIFVICVCYYAAVFPFIGLGKVFFIEKFQFSSQEASAINSVVYIISAPMSPVFGILVDKIGKNIIWVLCAVIATLASHIMLAFTFWNPWIAMCLLGVAYSLLACALWPMVAFVVPEHQLGTAYGFMQSIQNLGLAVIAIAAGMILDTRGYLFLEVFFSACVSLSLVAVVMLYFVNHLTGGDLNWSAKKREKLQKVAANEKEI from the exons ATGGCGGAGGAGGAGCGGGCCTTGTTGGGCCCCGACGGCGGCGATGGTGGCTCCGCGGGTCCCCCCCGCGCCCTGCCCGCCGTGTGCGACCCGAGCCGCCTCCCGCACCGCCTGCTCGTCCTCGCGCTCATGTGCTTCCTCGGCTTCG gcagctgcttCTGCTACGACAACCCGGCCGCGCTCCAGACGCAGGTTCAGGGG GATATGAAGGTGAACACGGCACAGTTCATGGCACTCTACGCCTGGTATTCCTGGCCCAATGtggttctttgcttctttggGGGCTTTCTAATAGACAGAGTTTTTGGAATACG gtTGGGCACTGTAATATTCAGCATCTTTGTTTGCGTTGGGCAG GTGGTTTTTGCCTTGGGAGCACTACTTGATGCTTTTTGGCTGATGGAAGTGGGCAGATTTATATTTGG aataGGTGGTGAATCCTTAGCAGTGGCACAAAACACGTATGCGGTCAGCTGGTTTAAAGGCAAGGAGTTAAACCTCGTGTTTGGATTACAGCTGAGCATGGCTAGAATT GGGAGCACAGTGAACATGAATATCATGGGATGGATATACTCACGGGTTCAAGATCTTCTGGGGCGTAGCGGTCACACCACTCTTGGATTAACTCTTCTGATAG GTGGAGTAACATGTCTCTTttcactgctctgtgccctAATCCTTGCTTATCTGGACAAGAGAGCAGAGAAGCTCCTCTGTAAAGAGCAGGGAAAAACAG GTGAAGTGATCAAGCTGACAGATGTGAAGAACTTCTCTTTGTCATTGTGGCTTATATTTGTAATATGTGTCTGCTATTACGCAGCGGTCTTTCCTTTCATTGGACTTGGCAA GGTCTTCTTCATTGAAAAATTCCAATTCTCATCTCAAGAAGCAAGTGCAATTAACAG CGTTGTGTACATTATATCAGCACCCATGTCCCCTGTCTTTGGAATCCTGGTGGATAAAATTGGAAAGAATATCATCTGGGTTTTATGTGCTGTAATAGCGACGCTTGCTTCTCATATTATGCTGGCTTTCACTTTCTGGAACCCCTGGATTGCAATG TGCTTACTAGGAGTGGCTTACTCCTTGCTTGCCTGTGCTCTGTGGCCCATGGTGGCCTTTGTTGTTCCAGAACATCAGCTGGGAACTGCTTATGGCTT TATGCAGTCTATCCAGAATCTCGGTCTGGCAGTTATTGCTATAGCAGCTGGGATGATTCTGGACACAAGAGGATACCTGTTTCTTGAAGTCTTCTTCAGTGCTTGTGTTTCCT tgTCACTGGTAGCTGTAGTCATGCTGTATTTTGTGAATCACCTAACAG GTGGTGATCTTAACTGGtcagcaaagaaaagggaaaaactgcaaaaagtAGCTGCAAATGA aaaagaaatttgA